The window GTCCGGTCGGGTGCGAAACGCGTCCGATGGGGTGACCGGAGTCTCGCAGAGCACGTCAGGACTTCACCGGCACTCGTCTTCGTCGGCTCCGCGACGGGGCTCCCCGCCTTCGGGCCCGGCATGGCTTTCCCCCTTTGTCAGCCATGATCCGAGGGGTGGTGTCACCGGGCCGGAAGGCACTGCCTCGCGATGGGCGCGTTCATCACCGCGGACGGGCCTGTGTGGGTTCGTGAGGTCGCTGACCACGACGCGGATACGGCCGGTCCCGCGAGGCATGCGTAGCGCAGGAAGGCTTCCGCGGGAAGGCGTTGAAGACCACTGTGAACAATGCAACGATTCCGCAGAGCCGGTCGGCACGGAAGGATTCAGTCGCGATGCATGATCGTAAGCGTCTCCCGGCCGCAGCGGCTTTCGACGCGCTGGGAACGGAGTACGAGCGGGCTTTTGCCGAGTCGGCAGCCCACCATGCCTCGCTGCAGCGCCTGCTGGAACTACTCGCGCCGCACAGCCGGGTATTGGACGTCGGCAGCGGGACAGGACGGCCGACCGCGCAGATCCTGGCCGAGGCCGGCCACGAGGTGCTGGGTGTCGACGTCTCGCCCGTCATGGTGGAACTCGCGCGACGACAGGTGCCCGACGCCTCGTTCGAGTGTGCCGACATCCGCCATGTCACCCTGGAGAACAGCAGTTTCGACGCCGCGTGTGTCTACTTCTCCCTTTTGCAGATGTCACGCAACGACCAGTCCGAGCTCGTCCGGCGGCTCGGGCGGGTGGTGACCCGCGGCGGCCTGCTGATGATGGCGACCGTACCGCTGGACGTGGAGGGCGTCGACGTCGAGTTCATGGGCCAGGACGTACAGGTGACCAGCTTCGCTGCTGCAGCGTTCACCGAGTTGGTGATCGAAGCGGGATTCTCACTCCTGTGGGAGGAGAACACCCTGTTCACCCCGTCGTACCCCGGCGGGGTGCCCGAGCCTCAGCTGTTTCTGCTCGGCCGACGGACCTGACAGCCCGTCCCAGGGGGCGACTCACCGCTACACCCCCTCTCGGCCCCCCGTGCGGAGCGCCGCGGCGCTGTCTCATGCGCTGCTTTCCGGCCGAAGCGTGAAGTTTCGCGTAAGAACCACCTCAGAAAAGCAGCAGGTCAGACTGTAGTTCGCGGTTGTACCACCGGATTTCGTCCACATGCTGGACACCTCGCACGGGTCCCGCGCACCGCTTCCGAGCTGGCCGAACGACCATTCGGTTGATGCGCCGTCGGCGAGCCGGGCCGGAAAGAGCTGATCGATGTGCACTCACTGTCTGCATGCACGAGACTCCCGAACGCAATCGCACCCCCAAGCGAAGGAGATTCACAAGTGCGCTACAACATTGGCAAATTCAGCATAATCGCTACGGCATCTGCACTGATCATGACGGGCATGGGCTCCGTGGGTGTCGCGCAGGCCCAGCCCGTGCAGTCGACCAGCCTCTACGCCCCGTCAGCCCTCGTGCTGTCGGTCGGCAAGAGCGAAGGCGCCGCTGTCACCGTCCAGCGGGCCGTCACCCTCAGCTGCGCCCCGCGCCCGAGCGGCACTCACCCCTCGCCCACTGCGGCGTGTGCGGAGCTGCTCGCGGTCGACGGGGAGTTCACCCAGCTGACCACGCCGCCTCAGCGAAGCTGCACGCGTGAGTGGGATCCCGTCGTCATCAACGCGAACGGTGTGTGGCAGGGCCGGAGCGTCTCCTGGTCGGCCACCTTCGGCAACGCCTGCGAGATGCAGGCGAGCCTGACCGAGGGATCGGTCTTCGGCTTCTGATCGACCCTCGGCGCATGCAATCGCACCCGATGCCCCGGCCCGACGGACGTGTGCCGACCGGCGCACGTGATCGGGGCGAGCGCATCCGTAGTTGAGCCACGCGGGACCCCGCCGGCGGGAAGCGTCCTTGTCCATTCCGTCGTGACGACGAGTGCGTCGTCACGACGGCAACTGCGGGCGGGGCATGTGCCGGCAGTCGCCGAACCTCACCCGCGTGAGCCGCCCCACGGCCGAAGACCGATCACGGCGGTGCCGCTGCCAGCTCCACCGTTGTCGTGACGCGTACGAGAGCCGGGCGGCGGGGTGCGGAACCGAACCCGAATTCCACGGGTGGATCGAGCGGTGCCAGCGCCCCGAGTCCGGCTCCGCCGAGCGCGGCGTCCGCAGCGAGAATGGGCCACAGGTCATGGGCTCCGTACCACTCCCGACGCCCCGGGACGGCAGTGCCCAGGGTGCGCACGCCAGGCATCAGCCGCGCAGGGATGTTGCACAGTGCCGCCCAGCGCCGGCTCCTGACCAGCGGGGTGGGCACGGCGCGCAGCAGCCACCCCAGCGGGGTCCGGGAGCCGGTACTCAAGTGCAGACTCAGCGGGCCGGCCTGAACGCTCCACTCGGATCCGCCCCGCCGGACCGTGACGGGAACGACCTCGACGCACTCGAAGCGGTAGGTGGTGGCGACGAAGTCAGCGACGGCAGCGGACGGCGCCAGCAGCAACCGCTCGCCGTTTGGGTGTTGGATCATCACATCGCTGAACGGCCCGAAGGGTGAACGGGTCCAGTGCCCCACCACCAGCCGAGTTCCGGAGGTCGTCCCCACGCCGGCGATCCAGCCGTCGAATCGCAACCGCTCACCTTTCACACCGCACAGCTTCTCCCACCATCGAGGGAATGCGGCCGATGTCGGCGGCGAGGGCGAAACGTGTACCTTCCGCCCGGTCTACCGGGTCGCGCGGATCACGGGGAATCGCTCGCCGACGGCACTTCGGTCCCGGCACGAGGAAGAACACTGGTGATGTAGTCCGCCACGGCTGCCTCCAGACCGATGTCCAGCTGTGCGCGCTCGGACATGTACCACCGGTGTTCCAACAGCTCGTGATAGAGCTCGGCCGGGTCCATGGTGCTCCGGAGTTCCTGCGGGACGGCACGTACCGTGGGCCTGAACACCTCGCGGACCCAACGGTGGGCAAGCAC is drawn from Streptomyces sp. NBC_01717 and contains these coding sequences:
- a CDS encoding class I SAM-dependent methyltransferase; the encoded protein is MHDRKRLPAAAAFDALGTEYERAFAESAAHHASLQRLLELLAPHSRVLDVGSGTGRPTAQILAEAGHEVLGVDVSPVMVELARRQVPDASFECADIRHVTLENSSFDAACVYFSLLQMSRNDQSELVRRLGRVVTRGGLLMMATVPLDVEGVDVEFMGQDVQVTSFAAAAFTELVIEAGFSLLWEENTLFTPSYPGGVPEPQLFLLGRRT
- a CDS encoding subtilase-type protease inhibitor, whose product is MRYNIGKFSIIATASALIMTGMGSVGVAQAQPVQSTSLYAPSALVLSVGKSEGAAVTVQRAVTLSCAPRPSGTHPSPTAACAELLAVDGEFTQLTTPPQRSCTREWDPVVINANGVWQGRSVSWSATFGNACEMQASLTEGSVFGF